A genomic window from Vicinamibacteria bacterium includes:
- a CDS encoding acyl carrier protein: protein MERGAILEGVREVFSEQLRLSGVEESTHLFDDLHLDSIQQLSLVIGLENRFRVKLEESDESGLSTVSDIVELISRKHRS, encoded by the coding sequence GTGGAGCGGGGGGCGATCCTCGAGGGAGTTCGAGAAGTCTTTTCCGAGCAGCTCCGCCTCTCGGGAGTGGAAGAGTCCACGCATCTCTTCGACGACTTGCACCTCGACTCCATCCAGCAGCTCTCGTTGGTCATCGGACTCGAGAACCGCTTTCGCGTCAAGCTCGAAGAGAGCGACGAGAGCGGACTCTCGACGGTCTCCGACATCGTCGAGCTCATATCGCGGAAGCATCGATCGTGA
- a CDS encoding AMP-binding protein — MTTLIESLLQASRTSEGVTFVDRDEEQFFPYLQILERARRVAGGLRAIGIERGERVGISIPTSIAFYDAFFGALFAGAAPVSLPLPPPFGDRATHNRSVKGMLSQCDGRLLLNRTTLDGLPRAGDAQSEPRPEELALVQFSSGTTEGPKPIPLTHRQVLANVRTLLGAFLSAYPEHGGFRHIGVSWLPLYHDMGLIGAVLAAMAHPGPLFLLKPEQFIARPASWLRAISRYAASLSAAPHFAYELCLERVRDEELEGVDLSCWRLALDGAEMVGPGTLDRFAERFARFGLRPEALTPVYGLAEAALAVTFGNPHALPSVRERDGQQLVSCGRPLPGYHVRIAEGGKILIRGPSIMNGYLGMPEESSEILRDGWLDTGDLGFIEDGELYVTGRSKELVIVRGRNYSPTTIERTVKELPGVFAVVAVNVATDRGEKLALLIESEGDGFEGRVRSVVSERLGIDPDYLLFLAPGKLPRTTSGKLKRSEAVRLIL; from the coding sequence GTGACCACTCTCATCGAGTCGCTGCTCCAGGCTTCGCGAACTTCCGAAGGAGTGACGTTCGTCGACCGAGACGAGGAGCAGTTCTTTCCCTACCTCCAGATCCTCGAGCGAGCGCGCCGGGTTGCTGGAGGCCTGCGCGCGATCGGGATCGAGCGGGGCGAGCGCGTCGGGATCTCGATCCCTACGAGCATCGCCTTCTATGACGCTTTCTTCGGCGCCCTGTTTGCGGGTGCGGCGCCCGTTTCTCTGCCGCTGCCGCCGCCTTTCGGCGATCGCGCGACCCATAACCGCAGCGTCAAGGGGATGCTGTCGCAGTGCGACGGGCGACTCCTTCTGAACAGAACGACGCTGGACGGGCTTCCCCGAGCCGGAGACGCTCAGTCCGAGCCCCGTCCCGAGGAGCTGGCTCTCGTCCAGTTCTCCTCAGGCACGACCGAGGGTCCGAAGCCGATTCCTCTCACCCACCGGCAGGTTCTTGCCAACGTGCGCACCCTCCTCGGTGCTTTCCTCTCGGCTTACCCCGAGCACGGCGGGTTTCGGCACATTGGCGTGTCGTGGCTTCCCCTCTACCACGACATGGGTCTCATCGGCGCCGTTCTCGCGGCGATGGCGCATCCGGGTCCGCTGTTCCTCCTCAAGCCGGAGCAGTTCATCGCGCGACCCGCGTCGTGGCTGCGGGCTATTTCACGTTACGCAGCGAGCTTGAGCGCGGCCCCCCATTTCGCCTACGAGCTCTGCCTCGAGCGCGTTCGCGACGAGGAGCTCGAAGGGGTCGATCTGTCGTGCTGGCGCCTGGCTCTCGACGGCGCGGAGATGGTGGGCCCAGGGACGCTCGACCGCTTTGCCGAACGGTTCGCGCGATTCGGCCTGCGACCAGAAGCCCTGACGCCCGTGTACGGGCTTGCGGAAGCTGCTCTCGCGGTGACGTTCGGCAATCCGCATGCCCTTCCTTCGGTTCGCGAGCGCGACGGGCAGCAGCTCGTGAGCTGCGGACGTCCGCTTCCCGGGTATCACGTGAGGATCGCGGAGGGCGGGAAGATTCTGATTCGGGGACCGTCGATCATGAACGGCTATCTCGGAATGCCAGAGGAGTCGAGCGAGATTCTGCGAGACGGCTGGCTCGACACCGGGGACCTCGGCTTCATCGAGGACGGCGAGCTCTATGTCACCGGGCGTTCGAAGGAGCTCGTCATCGTTCGTGGTCGAAACTATTCGCCCACCACGATCGAGAGGACGGTGAAAGAGCTTCCGGGAGTGTTCGCCGTGGTCGCGGTCAACGTGGCGACCGACCGTGGCGAAAAGCTCGCCCTGCTCATCGAATCGGAAGGCGACGGCTTCGAGGGACGAGTCCGGTCGGTGGTCTCGGAGCGGCTCGGAATCGATCCCGACTACCTCCTGTTCCTCGCGCCGGGAAAACTCCCCCGAACGACGAGCGGCAAGCTCAAGCGAAGCGAG